From Xylocopilactobacillus apis, a single genomic window includes:
- a CDS encoding DUF1292 domain-containing protein, with amino-acid sequence MTEDHNFDELGANLPENDDDFRKLTLMDEKGEKQDYTVLFTFDSEDYGKSYVVIYPTKDEDSDEINVEAYSYILDPNGSGTFGDLQPIEDDKELDMVEEVLNTFMKDSNLNESDE; translated from the coding sequence ATGACAGAAGATCATAATTTTGATGAATTAGGCGCAAATTTGCCAGAAAATGACGACGATTTCAGAAAACTTACACTAATGGATGAAAAGGGAGAAAAACAAGATTATACAGTACTTTTTACTTTTGATTCAGAGGATTATGGTAAGTCATATGTGGTAATTTATCCAACTAAAGATGAAGATAGTGATGAAATTAATGTAGAGGCTTATTCTTATATACTTGATCCTAACGGAAGCGGAACATTTGGAGATCTTCAGCCAATTGAAGATGATAAAGAGTTGGATATGGTCGAAGAGGTTCTTAATACATTTATGAAAGATTCAAACTTAAATGAAAGCGATGAATGA
- a CDS encoding CvpA family protein, with protein sequence MYSLLTIGWIIYSVYFSMKRGFKLEAMVFGGYLLSGLLAAFLYPMLWRMLSLYIPYSSVTNEKPFYFYPDINVFKIENSFYKIVTFMIFYFILCLIIRFIEVFIKDVQFAESSESLKIVTGIMGFITAIFGAYLIFSALSMIPLSGLQNSLKHSISVNILVKGPLSWLFNQLWF encoded by the coding sequence GTGTATAGTCTTTTAACAATCGGTTGGATAATTTATTCAGTCTATTTTTCAATGAAAAGAGGATTTAAACTTGAAGCCATGGTATTTGGAGGATATCTTCTTTCCGGTCTGTTGGCTGCTTTTTTGTATCCAATGCTATGGCGAATGTTATCTCTTTACATTCCGTATTCATCAGTTACTAATGAAAAGCCGTTTTATTTTTATCCCGATATAAATGTTTTTAAGATTGAAAATTCTTTTTATAAGATTGTTACTTTTATGATCTTTTATTTTATTTTATGTTTGATTATCAGATTTATTGAAGTGTTTATTAAAGATGTCCAGTTTGCGGAATCTTCAGAATCTTTAAAGATTGTAACGGGAATTATGGGCTTTATAACAGCAATATTTGGAGCTTATTTAATTTTTAGCGCTTTATCAATGATTCCTTTAAGTGGTCTTCAAAATTCCCTTAAGCATTCAATTTCAGTAAATATATTGGTAAAAGGGCCATTGTCCTGGTTATTTAATCAGCTTTGGTTTTAG
- the ruvX gene encoding Holliday junction resolvase RuvX: MKRYIGLDLGTKTLGVAYSDLMGVTAQSLEIIPIDTANNNFGLKRLRQIVDDYQADEFVLGYPKNMNNTIGERAKASEEFKAMLEKKFKKPVHLIDERLTTVAANRVLIEDADVSRIKRKKAVDKLAASFILQNFLDKNSL, translated from the coding sequence ATGAAAAGATATATCGGTCTAGATTTGGGTACGAAGACGCTAGGGGTTGCCTACAGTGATCTGATGGGCGTAACTGCGCAAAGTTTAGAGATTATTCCAATCGATACAGCGAATAATAATTTTGGATTAAAGAGATTACGTCAAATTGTTGACGATTATCAAGCAGACGAGTTTGTTTTAGGGTATCCTAAAAATATGAATAATACGATTGGTGAGCGGGCAAAGGCTTCTGAAGAATTTAAAGCGATGTTAGAAAAAAAATTCAAAAAGCCTGTTCATTTGATTGATGAACGATTAACGACGGTTGCTGCTAACCGAGTCTTAATCGAAGATGCAGATGTTTCTAGAATTAAGCGGAAAAAAGCAGTTGATAAGTTAGCTGCATCATTTATTTTACAAAATTTTTTAGATAAAAATTCTTTATAG
- a CDS encoding glycosyltransferase family 4 protein, with amino-acid sequence MIKINMFSQADKVGGQGVGSAYDELIGAMKKYGQKDFDMTINSLKKSDITHYHTINPRYYLLSFFKNKRGVGVGSVHFVPETLNGSLRIPKPFKKIFDWYLISFYKRMDGLVVVNPEFVNEVVKLGISKEKVTYIPNFVSSKEFYEMNDDEKKRFRQKLGIKPDKFVVLGVGQIQKRKGFDDFVKLAKQNPDIQFIWAGGFSFGKITDGYDSYKKIYDNPPANMLFTGIIKRKELASYYNIANLFLLPSYSELFPMSILEALNCNTPIMLRNLDLYVDILGDSYLAEKDVTEMDQNLKYYSKHEDELKEFNKKSRKWANLYSEESIYNRWKEYYISLLNK; translated from the coding sequence ATGATAAAAATTAATATGTTTTCTCAAGCCGATAAAGTCGGCGGCCAAGGTGTGGGAAGTGCTTACGATGAATTGATCGGGGCCATGAAAAAATATGGTCAAAAAGATTTTGACATGACCATCAATTCGCTTAAAAAATCAGACATTACCCACTATCACACCATCAATCCTCGGTATTATTTATTGTCTTTTTTTAAAAACAAAAGAGGAGTTGGGGTTGGCTCTGTTCACTTTGTCCCTGAAACGTTAAATGGAAGTTTACGAATCCCTAAACCCTTTAAAAAAATATTTGATTGGTACTTAATATCATTTTATAAACGAATGGACGGACTGGTTGTTGTTAATCCTGAGTTTGTTAATGAAGTTGTGAAATTAGGCATCTCAAAAGAAAAAGTCACCTATATTCCAAATTTTGTAAGTTCAAAAGAATTTTATGAAATGAATGATGATGAAAAAAAACGTTTCAGGCAGAAATTGGGTATTAAACCTGACAAATTTGTAGTTCTGGGAGTCGGACAAATTCAAAAAAGAAAAGGCTTTGACGACTTTGTTAAATTAGCGAAGCAAAATCCTGACATTCAGTTCATCTGGGCTGGCGGATTTTCATTTGGCAAAATAACCGACGGCTACGACAGTTACAAGAAAATTTACGATAATCCCCCCGCAAATATGTTGTTTACCGGCATCATTAAAAGGAAAGAATTGGCTTCATACTACAACATTGCAAATCTCTTCTTATTGCCTTCATACTCTGAACTATTTCCGATGAGTATTCTGGAAGCTCTTAACTGCAATACCCCGATTATGTTAAGAAACTTAGATTTATACGTCGATATTTTAGGCGATTCCTATCTTGCTGAAAAAGACGTTACTGAAATGGATCAAAACTTAAAATACTACTCAAAACACGAAGATGAGCTTAAAGAATTTAATAAAAAAAGCCGAAAATGGGCAAATTTATATTCTGAAGAGAGTATCTACAACCGCTGGAAAGAATATTATATAAGTCTTCTAAACAAATAA
- a CDS encoding ABC transporter ATP-binding protein: MLEVNDISKSFGTVKALNAESFQVQAGEIMGLIGQNGAGKTTTFRILLGLMNPDHGNVLFDQKTVNDQVLNQIGYLPEERGLFPKMRIEDQILYLAELKGQPRSITKEKIDHYFEKFEIKGKKTDKLKSLSKGNQQKVQLIVTLIHEPKYLIFDEPFSGLDPVNAQIFRDAILEEKQKGKCIIFSSHNMDNVEELSDQVLMLRNGQTVLKGSVKDVRNQYGRIKVFLESKLTRDDLLKIEGIKEIHEQNGVFEITLTDPAVGKEILSQVQAKGSFDQFSQKPLSLTEIFKLKAREDHE; encoded by the coding sequence GTGTTAGAAGTAAATGATATCAGCAAATCTTTTGGTACCGTTAAAGCTCTTAATGCAGAATCTTTTCAAGTTCAAGCAGGAGAGATTATGGGCTTGATTGGTCAAAATGGTGCAGGAAAAACTACGACTTTTCGAATTCTTTTAGGGTTGATGAACCCAGATCATGGCAATGTCCTTTTTGATCAGAAGACGGTTAATGACCAAGTCTTAAATCAAATTGGGTATCTGCCCGAAGAACGAGGATTGTTTCCCAAAATGCGAATTGAAGATCAGATTCTCTATTTAGCAGAACTAAAGGGACAGCCCCGAAGTATTACCAAAGAAAAAATTGATCATTATTTTGAGAAATTTGAAATAAAGGGCAAAAAAACTGATAAGCTGAAATCTCTTTCAAAAGGAAATCAGCAGAAAGTTCAATTAATAGTGACTTTGATTCATGAACCTAAGTATTTAATTTTTGATGAGCCTTTCTCAGGATTAGACCCAGTCAATGCTCAAATTTTTCGAGATGCGATTTTAGAAGAAAAGCAAAAAGGTAAGTGCATAATTTTTTCCAGTCATAATATGGATAACGTTGAAGAATTAAGCGATCAAGTTTTGATGTTAAGGAATGGTCAGACAGTTCTTAAAGGATCAGTAAAAGATGTTCGTAATCAATACGGACGCATTAAAGTTTTCTTAGAATCGAAGTTAACCAGAGACGATCTTTTAAAGATTGAAGGAATTAAAGAGATTCATGAACAGAATGGCGTTTTTGAGATTACATTAACCGATCCCGCTGTTGGCAAAGAAATTCTATCTCAGGTTCAAGCTAAAGGGAGCTTCGATCAGTTTTCTCAAAAGCCTCTTTCTCTAACTGAAATTTTTAAACTCAAAGCGAGGGAAGACCATGAATAA
- a CDS encoding endonuclease MutS2: MNKKVLEILEFPKIKAAVAAFAVTEQGRSKVERLIPQKEREIVQSAIDQTTDGATVLRLFGGFPITKVSDIIPMMSRLRKRSVLSGAELSQILLIMRISESLIEFVEVLDERAIELPFYGEKLLGVQIDEDLYARLKRTVDEEGNILDRASGELMKIRKSITSLQNEQKKRLDQIVHGSDSKYLSEPLVTIRDGRQVIPVKAEHKAHFGGIVHDQSATGQTLFIEPQVVLNLNNELQLAFHQEKEEIQKILSELSEEISVESENILYNARLIYDLDFAQAKAMYAKQINATLPIISEDNQIELNAAFHPLIDPKKVVKNDFKLGGKYRQMVITGPNTGGKTITLKTVGLTQIMGQAGLYIPANEESQIAIFSEILADIGDEQSIEQNLSTFSSHMKNIISILQESDENSLILFDEIGAGTDPEEGASLAISILQHLKGVGSYVIATTHYPELKLYAYNTTDVENASMEFDIESLSPTYHLLIGVPGRSNAFAISRRLGLAENIIQKAEQLMDNDTVGINEMLDKLESDRQELQINNQTVREEKARLMQLETQVTAEKEQLENQREQLLSKAKKEAENIVARAENETKQIIEQLRQQKQQGHVKENVVIEAKTKIKSLHQTHNLTNNRILKKAKAAKSLQAGDTVYVPSYEKRGVLLQKMGNNSWQVQIGALKMTIANNQLEKVNSEPEKQTVIRPKSAPKVNVKRTNEMPSGRLDLRGKRYEEAEAELDRFIDASLLANYPSAIIIHGFGTGTIRNLVQSTLQSNPRVADFHYAPANEGGNGATIVNFQ, from the coding sequence TTGAATAAAAAAGTTTTAGAGATATTAGAATTTCCAAAAATAAAAGCCGCCGTTGCGGCTTTTGCTGTTACTGAGCAGGGACGTTCAAAGGTTGAGCGTCTGATTCCTCAAAAAGAACGTGAAATTGTTCAATCTGCGATTGATCAAACGACTGATGGAGCAACAGTTTTACGTCTTTTTGGCGGATTTCCGATTACTAAGGTATCAGATATTATTCCAATGATGAGTCGTTTGAGAAAACGGTCAGTTTTATCAGGTGCCGAACTAAGTCAAATCCTTTTAATTATGAGAATTTCTGAAAGTTTGATTGAGTTTGTAGAAGTTTTGGATGAGAGAGCAATTGAACTGCCTTTCTATGGCGAAAAATTATTAGGTGTTCAAATTGATGAAGATTTATATGCCCGCTTAAAAAGAACTGTCGATGAAGAAGGAAATATCCTAGATCGGGCAAGCGGTGAATTGATGAAAATAAGAAAATCAATCACCAGTCTGCAAAATGAACAGAAAAAACGTCTGGATCAAATTGTCCACGGATCTGATTCTAAGTATCTTAGTGAGCCTTTGGTAACAATTAGAGACGGCAGACAGGTAATTCCGGTGAAAGCTGAGCATAAAGCTCATTTTGGCGGAATTGTACACGATCAGAGTGCAACTGGACAAACTCTATTTATCGAACCGCAAGTCGTTTTAAATTTGAATAACGAATTACAGCTGGCTTTTCATCAAGAAAAAGAAGAAATTCAAAAGATTTTAAGTGAACTTTCTGAAGAAATCTCTGTAGAATCAGAGAATATTCTTTATAATGCCCGCTTGATTTATGATTTAGATTTTGCTCAGGCAAAAGCAATGTATGCCAAACAAATCAATGCAACTTTGCCAATAATTTCTGAGGATAATCAAATCGAGTTGAACGCAGCTTTTCATCCGCTAATTGATCCCAAAAAAGTTGTAAAAAATGATTTTAAACTCGGCGGTAAATATCGCCAGATGGTAATTACAGGACCAAATACTGGTGGAAAGACGATCACTTTAAAGACGGTTGGATTAACCCAAATTATGGGGCAGGCAGGCCTTTATATTCCAGCTAATGAAGAAAGCCAGATTGCGATATTTTCTGAAATTTTAGCGGATATTGGTGACGAACAGTCAATTGAGCAGAATCTTTCGACTTTTTCATCGCACATGAAAAATATTATTAGTATTTTACAAGAAAGTGATGAGAATTCTTTAATTCTTTTTGACGAAATTGGGGCAGGTACTGATCCAGAAGAGGGAGCAAGTCTAGCGATTAGTATTTTGCAGCACTTAAAAGGCGTCGGAAGTTACGTGATTGCCACGACCCATTATCCTGAGCTGAAACTTTACGCCTACAATACGACAGATGTTGAAAACGCCAGCATGGAGTTTGACATTGAATCCTTATCTCCAACCTATCACTTATTAATTGGCGTTCCAGGGCGTTCAAATGCTTTTGCAATTTCACGCAGGCTGGGCCTAGCAGAGAATATTATTCAGAAAGCTGAACAGCTGATGGATAATGACACAGTTGGAATCAATGAAATGCTTGATAAACTTGAAAGTGACCGACAGGAATTACAGATTAATAATCAAACTGTAAGAGAAGAAAAGGCGCGCTTGATGCAGCTAGAGACCCAAGTTACTGCTGAGAAAGAGCAATTAGAGAATCAACGTGAACAGCTTTTAAGTAAGGCCAAAAAAGAAGCAGAAAATATTGTAGCAAGAGCTGAAAATGAAACAAAACAGATTATTGAACAGTTGCGTCAGCAAAAACAGCAAGGTCATGTAAAAGAAAATGTTGTCATTGAGGCAAAAACTAAAATTAAGTCACTCCATCAAACTCATAACTTAACAAATAATCGAATTTTGAAAAAAGCCAAAGCTGCTAAAAGTCTTCAAGCAGGCGACACAGTTTATGTCCCAAGTTATGAAAAAAGAGGAGTTTTGCTTCAGAAAATGGGTAATAACAGCTGGCAGGTTCAAATTGGCGCTTTAAAAATGACGATTGCTAACAATCAGTTGGAAAAAGTGAACTCAGAACCTGAGAAACAAACAGTTATAAGGCCTAAATCAGCTCCTAAAGTTAACGTAAAAAGGACTAATGAAATGCCAAGCGGCAGACTAGATTTAAGAGGTAAGCGTTATGAGGAAGCTGAAGCTGAGTTAGACCGTTTTATTGATGCGAGTCTTTTAGCAAACTATCCTTCTGCCATTATCATTCATGGCTTTGGGACTGGAACGATTCGTAATTTAGTGCAGTCAACCCTGCAAAGTAATCCGCGAGTTGCAGATTTTCACTACGCTCCGGCAAATGAGGGCGGCAACGGGGCTACGATTGTTAATTTTCAGTGA
- a CDS encoding zeta toxin family protein, with amino-acid sequence MGNNSDQFQRGSALLVDASLDLVFKKGFSFVLDATFATPKAEQNLVRAFNKNYNVYIYYVYQDPLIAWDFTKKREAVEGRTVPKERFINAFFEARNNLQRLKSKFQNDLTVNILVKNFQNKIVDSIMDIDNIELILPIKYSKKDLEEKLHD; translated from the coding sequence ATCGGAAATAACTCCGACCAGTTTCAAAGAGGTTCTGCTCTTCTAGTAGATGCCTCGTTAGATTTGGTATTTAAAAAAGGATTCAGTTTTGTCCTTGATGCAACATTTGCTACCCCTAAAGCTGAACAAAACCTTGTCCGTGCTTTCAACAAGAATTACAATGTATACATATACTATGTTTATCAAGATCCTTTAATTGCTTGGGATTTCACGAAAAAGCGGGAAGCTGTTGAAGGAAGGACCGTTCCCAAAGAGCGGTTTATTAACGCTTTTTTTGAAGCCCGTAACAATTTGCAGCGCTTAAAAAGCAAATTTCAAAACGATCTTACTGTTAACATCTTAGTAAAGAACTTCCAAAACAAAATTGTCGATTCCATAATGGATATCGACAACATTGAACTGATCTTACCAATTAAATATTCAAAAAAAGATTTGGAGGAAAAACTACATGACTGA
- a CDS encoding IreB family regulatory phosphoprotein, whose product MANFDSTMHFEFPESDSKNVKDTLVSVYQSLEEKGYNPINQIVGYLVSGDPAYIPRHNDARNLIRKHDRYEIIEELVRSYLKDIQ is encoded by the coding sequence ATGGCTAATTTTGATAGCACAATGCATTTTGAGTTTCCGGAAAGTGATTCTAAGAACGTTAAAGATACACTTGTTTCAGTGTATCAATCATTAGAGGAAAAAGGTTATAACCCAATTAATCAGATTGTGGGCTATCTTGTATCAGGAGATCCTGCGTATATTCCAAGACACAATGATGCTCGTAATTTGATTCGTAAACATGACCGTTACGAAATAATCGAAGAATTAGTTCGCAGTTATTTAAAGGATATTCAATGA
- a CDS encoding ABC transporter permease: protein MNKFKIVVKNVFLQNLKSPVFLWMLFGPILLFGIGFMISSNANSKSAKIAVVSTDSSLSQTFTNFNSKNTKYVVDYKSEAAAKKALVNQKIDGYLKVTKQSDDLKADLYDTNQSHKISEEDLQLAINQIDLNFKAQSMNLPPTSLKKIVTPPDFNKHHRTVSHNRLVTQNEDKNQTKIVAIFIISMIFYVLNLFYMMQMATNIGNEKGDRVMEIILSSTNSKVQFLGEVIGIFLTMTTQLIIYGFMGLAAKQLFADNKLFKNFSWNYLISPELLFAVLFGLIGVFLYLVLAAMLGSLVNNLEQVNQAVTPLTFPTIIAFILAVTSIVGGVTPLVKIFAFIPLFSQLIAPVLLVLGNMTWVEAVISLVIELVSTVLVSIFVGKMYQANVLVYSQKGVWDSLKTSAKLLKSNNS from the coding sequence ATGAATAAGTTTAAGATAGTAGTGAAAAATGTTTTTCTTCAAAATCTAAAATCACCAGTATTTTTATGGATGTTATTTGGTCCAATTTTATTATTTGGAATTGGATTTATGATATCGAGCAATGCTAATAGTAAAAGTGCAAAGATTGCAGTCGTATCAACTGATTCGTCTTTAAGCCAGACATTTACCAATTTCAATTCGAAAAATACCAAATATGTTGTAGATTACAAGAGTGAAGCTGCTGCAAAAAAAGCACTGGTTAATCAGAAAATAGATGGATATTTGAAGGTTACTAAACAGTCTGATGATCTTAAAGCTGATCTTTACGATACCAACCAGAGTCATAAAATTTCTGAAGAAGATCTCCAGCTGGCAATTAATCAAATTGATCTTAACTTTAAAGCTCAGTCGATGAATTTGCCGCCGACCTCACTAAAGAAAATAGTAACCCCTCCAGACTTTAATAAACATCATCGAACAGTTAGTCATAATCGCTTAGTCACTCAAAATGAAGATAAAAATCAAACAAAAATTGTTGCAATTTTCATTATTTCAATGATCTTTTACGTTTTAAATTTGTTTTATATGATGCAGATGGCTACAAACATCGGAAATGAAAAAGGTGATCGAGTAATGGAAATCATCCTCTCTAGTACGAATTCCAAGGTTCAATTTTTAGGTGAGGTAATCGGGATTTTCTTAACCATGACCACACAGTTAATAATCTATGGTTTCATGGGTCTGGCTGCTAAACAATTATTTGCAGATAATAAATTATTCAAAAATTTTTCGTGGAACTATTTAATCAGTCCCGAGCTATTATTCGCAGTATTGTTTGGACTGATCGGTGTTTTCCTCTACTTGGTTCTTGCAGCCATGTTAGGCTCACTTGTAAATAATTTAGAGCAAGTAAATCAAGCAGTAACTCCATTAACGTTCCCGACAATTATTGCTTTCATTTTGGCCGTTACTTCAATTGTAGGAGGAGTAACTCCATTAGTTAAAATTTTTGCTTTTATTCCGTTATTTTCTCAATTAATCGCACCAGTTTTGTTAGTGCTTGGCAATATGACTTGGGTTGAAGCTGTGATTTCTTTGGTAATTGAGCTTGTAAGTACCGTGCTGGTTAGCATTTTTGTTGGTAAAATGTATCAAGCTAATGTTTTGGTTTATTCTCAAAAAGGCGTTTGGGATTCGCTTAAAACTTCTGCAAAACTTTTAAAAAGCAACAATTCCTAA
- a CDS encoding NAD(P)-dependent oxidoreductase has translation MAKLKVLVTGIVPRAGLTELNDVFDVTYEPEKENRSWVLEHLKDYDGLLIAGLNGDRELIDAGTNLKIITTFGVGFDHVDVEYAKNKGIVVSNCPQSVLVPTAEMTFALILATVRRLQFYDHSIRSGKWLNVSEPQYMGMDLQEKTLGVYGLGRIGSEVARFAQTFGMKVIYHNRRQLAQDLEGKLNVQYADFDSLVVNSDVITLHAPALPSTTGVFNADVFKKMKNSAYIINSARGALVNQSDLIKSLQTGDIAGAGLDVFENEPEVPQELRELDNVIMTPHAGTGTMEARVAIAKEASKNLISYLRDQTALNQVNK, from the coding sequence ATGGCTAAATTAAAAGTACTAGTAACGGGGATTGTACCAAGAGCAGGATTAACTGAGTTAAATGATGTTTTTGATGTTACGTATGAACCTGAAAAAGAAAACCGCAGTTGGGTGCTTGAACATTTAAAGGATTACGATGGTTTACTGATTGCTGGATTAAATGGTGATCGGGAGTTAATCGATGCAGGGACAAATTTAAAAATAATCACTACGTTCGGGGTTGGTTTTGACCATGTTGATGTAGAATATGCGAAAAATAAAGGAATAGTTGTTTCCAATTGTCCTCAAAGTGTTTTGGTTCCAACCGCAGAAATGACCTTTGCACTCATTTTGGCAACAGTTCGTCGGCTGCAGTTTTACGATCATTCTATTCGTTCGGGAAAATGGCTGAATGTTTCCGAACCTCAATATATGGGAATGGACCTACAAGAAAAAACTTTGGGAGTTTATGGTTTAGGTCGGATTGGTTCAGAAGTTGCCAGGTTTGCTCAAACTTTTGGAATGAAAGTAATTTATCATAACCGCCGCCAATTAGCTCAAGATTTGGAAGGGAAACTTAATGTCCAATATGCGGATTTTGATTCTTTAGTGGTGAATTCTGATGTAATCACACTGCATGCGCCAGCACTTCCTTCGACAACTGGAGTATTTAACGCAGATGTTTTTAAAAAGATGAAAAACAGTGCTTATATAATTAATTCAGCACGTGGAGCATTAGTAAATCAATCTGATTTAATTAAATCGCTTCAAACAGGAGACATTGCCGGAGCAGGATTAGATGTTTTTGAAAATGAACCCGAAGTTCCTCAAGAATTAAGGGAATTGGATAACGTTATCATGACTCCTCATGCTGGAACTGGAACAATGGAAGCAAGAGTTGCGATTGCAAAAGAAGCATCAAAAAACTTAATATCTTACTTACGAGATCAAACGGCATTAAATCAAGTAAACAAATAA
- a CDS encoding amidohydrolase family protein — MKKIDGHLHLVRSISGLNGKGRLTPVGKGQAIWDNGVLIKLIPDGWGEDNFLAESALKVMEENEVEKAVLLQGSLNGYQNYYSYQTVKKYPDQFIAAFSVDPFAAEAMTIVKRHIEDLGFRALKFEISQGGGLHGYHYPFRLDNSPEIGRIFHFIADYPGFVITVDYGDYSQDSYQPEAIANLAVQYPQIDFVVCHLSFPNADHLNRLENALEQWQSLNNIYTDISAIQDIEGETELPFPRCQKDVSLAKDILGAKRIIWGTDSPWSATFNSYHNLYSWLESSKIFTETELADVMFNNADRIYFKPENVKAMKESVDPILKEV, encoded by the coding sequence TTGAAAAAAATAGATGGTCATCTTCATTTGGTTCGTTCGATTTCAGGTTTAAATGGCAAAGGAAGATTGACTCCGGTCGGTAAAGGACAAGCAATTTGGGATAATGGAGTTTTAATTAAGCTAATCCCGGATGGTTGGGGAGAGGACAATTTTTTAGCTGAGTCCGCCTTAAAGGTAATGGAAGAAAATGAAGTTGAAAAAGCCGTTTTACTTCAAGGAAGTCTGAATGGGTATCAAAACTACTATTCCTATCAGACAGTTAAAAAATATCCAGATCAATTTATTGCTGCTTTTTCAGTTGATCCTTTTGCAGCTGAAGCGATGACAATTGTAAAAAGACATATCGAAGATTTAGGATTTCGAGCACTTAAATTTGAAATTAGTCAAGGTGGAGGACTGCATGGGTATCATTATCCATTTCGTCTAGATAATTCGCCTGAAATAGGCCGGATTTTTCATTTTATTGCTGATTATCCCGGATTTGTTATTACAGTTGATTATGGTGATTATTCTCAAGACAGCTATCAGCCAGAAGCAATTGCTAATTTGGCAGTTCAGTATCCGCAAATCGATTTTGTAGTCTGCCACTTATCTTTTCCAAATGCTGATCATTTAAATCGGTTAGAAAATGCTTTAGAACAATGGCAGTCTCTAAATAATATTTATACTGATATTTCGGCAATTCAAGATATTGAAGGAGAAACAGAGCTACCGTTTCCTCGCTGCCAAAAAGACGTAAGTTTGGCTAAAGATATTCTTGGAGCAAAACGAATTATCTGGGGCACCGACTCGCCGTGGTCTGCGACTTTTAATTCATATCATAATTTGTATTCATGGCTTGAATCTTCTAAGATTTTTACTGAAACAGAGCTTGCAGATGTAATGTTTAATAACGCTGATCGAATTTATTTTAAGCCAGAAAATGTCAAAGCAATGAAAGAAAGTGTTGATCCGATTTTAAAGGAGGTGTGA
- a CDS encoding sensor histidine kinase: protein MFWIAINAAIGFIIGYLSILIWLFGSMIYRRIENKKMDYHFFNLRLLSLSTVYVISFLLNIFVPIMTRFIKSNNLLVLIFEFICIISVIIISFFISKNRSKLEQIASGVEKLNLERKVFWFLLILTLVIWFSYMLMILYLLFNRKSNNFLLVVAIFLGIVFILVMALLLLDVSRRAAEEKVIQNEQLQNYLNNIEQQYQELRHFKHDYHNLLLSLEGVVKDGNQEQFTSYYKQLLLEQPTEEKLNKFALNHLEYLQNEPIRGLIIQKFFAAQKLGIQLELEIKELLKVPEKQVLTVIRILGILLDNAIEHTEKETEKKISCALINSPDLIEITVSNQASNLYNLDQLFENGYTTKKNHQGFGLANVNNLVEQNSELFFEKELINGNLQMTLMIATN from the coding sequence TTGTTTTGGATTGCTATAAATGCAGCCATTGGTTTCATAATTGGTTATTTAAGCATTTTAATTTGGCTTTTTGGATCAATGATTTATCGACGGATTGAAAACAAAAAAATGGATTATCACTTTTTTAATTTACGTCTTTTATCATTGAGCACTGTGTATGTAATTAGTTTTCTCTTGAATATATTTGTTCCGATAATGACTCGATTTATTAAATCAAATAATTTATTAGTTTTAATATTTGAATTTATTTGTATTATTTCGGTAATTATAATTTCATTTTTTATTTCTAAAAACCGAAGTAAACTTGAGCAAATTGCTAGTGGAGTTGAAAAACTTAATTTAGAGCGTAAAGTTTTTTGGTTTCTTTTAATTTTAACTTTAGTGATTTGGTTCAGTTATATGCTGATGATCCTTTATCTTTTATTTAATCGCAAAAGTAATAATTTTTTACTTGTTGTAGCAATTTTTTTAGGAATTGTATTTATTCTTGTGATGGCTTTACTTTTATTAGACGTTTCTCGTCGGGCAGCAGAAGAAAAAGTGATTCAAAATGAACAGCTGCAAAATTATCTAAACAACATAGAACAGCAATATCAAGAATTACGTCATTTTAAACATGATTATCACAACCTTCTGCTATCTTTGGAAGGGGTTGTAAAGGACGGAAATCAAGAACAGTTTACGTCATATTACAAACAGTTGCTTTTAGAACAGCCGACTGAAGAAAAATTGAATAAGTTTGCGCTCAATCATTTAGAGTATTTACAAAATGAGCCGATTCGAGGGCTCATTATTCAGAAATTTTTTGCAGCTCAAAAATTAGGAATCCAATTAGAACTTGAAATTAAGGAGCTTTTAAAAGTCCCAGAAAAACAAGTCCTTACGGTGATTAGAATTCTTGGAATTTTATTGGATAATGCGATTGAACATACTGAAAAAGAAACAGAGAAAAAGATCTCCTGTGCTTTGATTAATTCTCCTGATCTAATTGAAATAACTGTAAGTAATCAGGCTTCTAATTTATATAATTTAGACCAGTTATTTGAAAATGGCTATACTACCAAAAAGAATCATCAAGGCTTCGGTTTGGCAAACGTTAATAATTTAGTGGAACAAAATTCAGAATTGTTTTTTGAAAAAGAATTAATAAATGGAAATCTCCAAATGACTTTAATGATCGCAACGAACTAG